A single window of Caldicellulosiruptor bescii DSM 6725 DNA harbors:
- a CDS encoding tyrosine-type recombinase/integrase, with protein sequence MPTKTKKRGNNEGSIYKRKDGLWCGQITIGRDENGRQKRQYFYGKTRQEVAEKIAKTLNDLANGVYVDPAKTTLKDWLNTWLWEYKKQTLRPSTFKDYLCYIERHINPAIGHYKLKDLRPEHLQALYNAKYQEGLSISTIKQIHTVLHSALDQALKNGLVNRNVSEATTLPKGKPKREIRILSLEEQQRFIAALEGERLKTAFLVELASGLRIGELLALRWKDVNFKDGYIEVRRSLQRVRIFDGGNSKKTALAFQEPKTEAGKRIVPLPPVIIEELKQHRKKQLEEKLKAGALYEDNDLVFATELGTPIDPRNFERLFYRIREKAGLDKSVNFHALRHTYATRLLEANEHPKVVQELLGHKDISTTLNIYSHVMPEIKKAAAMKLNSLFENIKTKGNHS encoded by the coding sequence ATGCCTACCAAAACAAAAAAGAGAGGGAATAATGAAGGCAGCATATACAAAAGAAAAGATGGGCTCTGGTGCGGTCAAATCACCATAGGAAGAGATGAAAACGGCAGACAAAAGCGGCAGTATTTCTATGGCAAGACAAGACAAGAGGTTGCTGAAAAGATAGCAAAGACACTAAATGACTTAGCCAATGGAGTATATGTTGACCCTGCAAAGACAACGTTGAAAGATTGGCTTAACACATGGCTTTGGGAATATAAAAAGCAGACATTGCGACCTTCAACGTTCAAAGATTATTTGTGCTATATAGAAAGACATATAAATCCTGCCATTGGTCATTATAAGTTAAAAGATTTGAGACCTGAACATCTTCAAGCTTTGTATAATGCCAAATATCAAGAAGGTTTGAGTATAAGTACAATTAAGCAGATTCATACTGTTTTGCATTCAGCTTTAGACCAAGCTTTAAAGAATGGACTTGTCAACAGAAATGTTTCAGAGGCAACCACTTTACCAAAAGGCAAGCCAAAAAGAGAGATAAGGATACTAAGTTTAGAAGAACAACAAAGATTTATTGCAGCTTTGGAAGGGGAAAGATTAAAAACTGCGTTTCTTGTTGAGTTAGCAAGTGGACTTAGAATTGGTGAACTTTTAGCTTTGCGCTGGAAAGATGTCAATTTCAAGGATGGATACATTGAAGTTAGACGGTCTTTACAGCGTGTAAGGATTTTTGATGGAGGCAATTCTAAAAAGACTGCACTTGCTTTTCAAGAACCTAAAACAGAAGCAGGTAAAAGAATAGTGCCTTTGCCACCAGTAATAATTGAAGAGTTAAAACAGCACAGAAAAAAACAGTTAGAAGAAAAACTGAAAGCTGGAGCGCTTTATGAAGATAACGATTTAGTATTTGCAACAGAGCTTGGTACCCCAATTGACCCAAGAAATTTTGAAAGGCTTTTTTACAGAATTAGAGAAAAAGCGGGACTTGACAAGAGTGTCAATTTTCATGCATTAAGACACACATATGCAACAAGGCTTTTAGAAGCAAATGAACATCCCAAAGTTGTTCAAGAGCTTTTAGGACACAAAGATATTTCTACAACCCTCAATATTTATTCTCATGTTATGCCTGAGATAAAGAAAGCTGCTGCAATGAAATTAAACAGTTTATTTGAGAATATAAAAACAAAGGGTAACCACTCCTAA
- a CDS encoding damage-control phosphatase ARMT1 family protein produces the protein MKSLVDCIHCYLKQAVSCMEMIKVPDEKKIEVLYNLMDFIKTLEPSDSPAYNSSLVLLKTYEYINNPDPYYEAKKSSNKLALELYPRVKEKVQTADDTLYEALKVSVAGNVIDLGIQRDFDIDKELEHAFDFGFWIDDYPLLKEKIEKAKDVVIVGDNAGEIVFDKVLVEILNKMGKNVYYIVKSKPVLNDATLEDAEEVSMSRIANVVESGAGLLGVPKDFISEQLKNLISTADVIISKGQANFETVDDFEDVQPNVFYLLKIKCEYLAKKLKFKQGSLVLINGEKLKERKEKYLLK, from the coding sequence TTGAAGAGCCTTGTTGATTGCATTCACTGCTACCTAAAACAGGCAGTTTCATGTATGGAGATGATAAAAGTTCCCGATGAAAAAAAGATAGAAGTGCTCTATAATCTCATGGATTTCATAAAAACTTTGGAGCCTTCTGACTCACCAGCGTATAACTCTTCACTTGTATTGCTAAAAACATATGAGTATATAAATAATCCAGACCCATATTATGAAGCGAAAAAATCTTCAAACAAATTGGCACTTGAACTGTATCCAAGAGTGAAAGAAAAGGTACAAACAGCTGATGATACTCTTTATGAAGCGTTGAAAGTTTCTGTTGCAGGCAATGTTATTGACTTGGGGATTCAGAGAGATTTTGATATTGATAAGGAATTAGAACACGCGTTTGATTTTGGATTTTGGATTGATGACTATCCTCTATTAAAGGAAAAGATTGAGAAGGCAAAAGATGTAGTGATTGTCGGTGATAATGCAGGTGAGATTGTGTTTGATAAGGTATTGGTAGAAATTTTAAATAAAATGGGAAAAAATGTTTATTACATTGTGAAGTCTAAGCCCGTACTTAACGATGCTACGTTAGAAGATGCAGAGGAAGTTTCTATGAGCAGAATAGCAAATGTTGTTGAGAGCGGAGCAGGGCTTTTGGGAGTTCCAAAAGACTTTATTTCTGAGCAACTCAAAAATCTTATATCTACTGCTGATGTGATTATTTCAAAAGGGCAGGCAAACTTTGAGACTGTGGATGACTTTGAAGATGTTCAACCCAATGTTTTTTATCTTTTGAAAATAAAATGCGAATACTTAGCCAAAAAACTAAAATTCAAGCAGGGCAGCTTGGTGCTCATAAATGGTGAGAAATTAAAAGAGAGAAAAGAGAAATATCTTTTAAAGTAA
- a CDS encoding histone deacetylase family protein produces MLKAKNSLGLILFPAFDWRISPTHPEREERLLYTIDQIEEEGLFDYENIKIYNPEMIDSKYIEMTHFCIPTISSIVTVSHKIAAGSAITIAKKVLSKEVEKGFALIRPPGHHAHRVTYGDRGFCIINNEAIMVEYLRKEYKIKKIAIIDTDCHHGDGTQDIFWNDKDVLFISLHQDGTTLYPGTGFTDEIGGPSAIGYTLNLPLPPYTSDDGFLYCLDNLIIPVLEEFKPDIIINSAGQDNHYSDPLTNMNFSAQGYAKLTEKLSPNISVLEGGYSIESALPYVNLGIIFALAGIDYSNIKEPDYNPERLKQSQRTTDYIKRLCEHVYSIWKSKEEREYKIKMANQDYYVRKKSIYYDTMGFRENQLEKIKNCKKCSGLILIDSLCLGYRVLAIVIPHDACNDCENEGHKLFENTEVGDYSHILLQDKKSFEFFRRTS; encoded by the coding sequence ATGTTAAAAGCAAAAAATAGTTTAGGACTCATACTCTTTCCTGCCTTTGACTGGAGAATTTCTCCAACGCATCCTGAAAGAGAAGAAAGACTTTTGTATACAATTGACCAGATAGAAGAAGAGGGACTTTTTGACTATGAAAATATAAAAATTTACAATCCTGAAATGATTGACTCAAAATATATAGAGATGACCCATTTTTGCATTCCTACTATTTCTTCAATTGTTACCGTATCTCACAAGATAGCTGCAGGCTCAGCAATAACTATTGCTAAAAAGGTTCTGTCAAAGGAAGTAGAGAAAGGCTTTGCTCTTATTCGACCACCCGGCCATCATGCACACAGAGTAACATATGGCGACAGAGGATTTTGTATTATAAACAATGAGGCGATAATGGTGGAATATTTAAGAAAAGAATATAAAATTAAAAAGATAGCAATAATAGACACTGACTGTCATCATGGTGATGGAACACAGGATATCTTTTGGAACGACAAAGATGTCTTGTTTATTTCTCTGCACCAAGATGGCACAACCCTATATCCCGGCACTGGTTTTACTGACGAAATAGGGGGACCATCAGCAATTGGTTATACTTTGAATCTGCCCTTGCCACCGTATACATCTGATGATGGCTTTTTATATTGCTTAGACAATCTTATCATCCCTGTTTTAGAAGAATTTAAGCCTGATATCATAATAAACTCAGCAGGGCAGGACAACCATTATTCTGACCCACTAACAAACATGAACTTTTCAGCACAAGGATACGCAAAACTCACAGAAAAGTTAAGTCCAAATATTTCTGTTTTAGAAGGCGGGTATTCTATTGAAAGTGCTCTTCCTTACGTCAATTTAGGTATAATATTTGCACTTGCAGGTATTGATTATTCAAACATAAAAGAACCTGATTACAATCCTGAAAGACTTAAACAGTCTCAAAGAACAACTGATTATATCAAACGGCTTTGTGAACATGTATACAGTATATGGAAATCAAAAGAAGAAAGAGAATACAAAATCAAAATGGCAAATCAAGATTATTATGTCAGAAAAAAATCCATTTATTATGACACAATGGGATTCAGAGAAAATCAGCTTGAAAAAATAAAGAACTGCAAAAAATGCTCAGGTCTAATATTAATAGACTCTCTTTGTTTGGGATATAGGGTTTTAGCCATAGTAATTCCACACGACGCATGTAATGACTGCGAAAATGAAGGTCACAAGCTCTTTGAAAATACTGAGGTTGGAGACTATTCTCATATACTTTTGCAGGATAAAAAGAGTTTTGAGTTTTTTAGAAGAACCTCATAA
- a CDS encoding hydantoinase/oxoprolinase family protein — protein MIIGLDVGGTTIDTVAIENGKVVAFKKFERGRSLIDSVLESLNQFISKEIISNLERITLSTTVTTNAIVQNNLDKVGMIIENGIGSNPEFLMCGDMNFLADGYINNRGIEVKPVNIESVKNALHSFKQEGIENLGIVGKFSVRNPQHELAVYEAAKEYNFKFMSVGYKLSGKLNFPRRVFSTYLNCAVHSTFNMFYKSILTFSQERKIPLEKIFIQKPDGGIVNLQNIENFPIFSILSGPAASAQGGFVLSNFAKNAVIIDIGGTTTDIAFLSNGNLVLEPYGAKIGKYPTLVRSIYSRSVGLGAESIVKIVDNTIKIGPETKRWYEQDKNEFATLHDVLQFSSSHSESPVNVRLKSLSSQLNMSQEDFCKLVISRAVAMIEEKLKEGIEYINNLPVYTINKLLYGEKFAPQKIILIGGPAQLLKPYLENKFKIKVEVPKYYMVANAIGCAIGSISKEYNLVADTIQGKMIIPELNIYHNIPADFTIDQAKKVLIEKVLECREAKNQDDIEIVDESSFNMIRNFRFCGRMIRIKAQLKPKLLNLRD, from the coding sequence ATGATAATAGGCCTTGATGTTGGTGGTACAACCATCGACACAGTGGCAATAGAAAACGGAAAAGTTGTTGCATTTAAAAAATTCGAACGTGGTAGAAGTTTAATAGACTCTGTATTAGAAAGTTTAAACCAGTTTATATCTAAAGAGATAATTTCGAACCTTGAAAGAATAACACTCAGTACAACCGTTACTACAAACGCAATAGTTCAAAATAATTTAGATAAGGTTGGAATGATAATAGAAAACGGTATTGGATCAAATCCTGAATTTTTGATGTGTGGTGATATGAATTTTTTGGCAGATGGATATATAAATAACAGAGGCATAGAGGTAAAACCAGTAAATATCGAAAGCGTAAAGAACGCTTTGCATAGCTTTAAACAAGAAGGTATAGAAAACTTGGGCATTGTTGGCAAGTTCTCTGTTCGAAATCCACAGCATGAACTTGCTGTGTATGAGGCAGCTAAAGAATACAACTTTAAATTTATGTCAGTTGGCTACAAACTTTCTGGCAAACTCAACTTTCCCCGAAGAGTTTTTTCCACATACTTGAACTGTGCAGTCCACAGTACATTTAACATGTTTTATAAAAGTATTTTAACATTTTCACAAGAAAGAAAAATTCCTCTTGAGAAGATATTTATTCAAAAGCCAGATGGGGGAATTGTAAATTTGCAAAATATTGAAAATTTTCCGATATTCTCTATTCTCTCAGGTCCAGCTGCATCTGCTCAAGGCGGATTTGTCTTATCTAATTTTGCAAAAAATGCAGTCATAATTGACATTGGTGGAACAACAACTGACATTGCGTTCTTGTCAAACGGTAATCTTGTTCTTGAACCATATGGAGCAAAAATTGGAAAGTATCCTACTTTGGTAAGATCAATATATTCACGTTCTGTGGGGCTGGGGGCTGAAAGTATTGTTAAAATAGTAGATAATACAATTAAGATAGGACCAGAAACAAAAAGATGGTATGAACAGGACAAAAATGAGTTTGCTACTTTGCATGATGTTCTTCAATTTTCAAGTTCACACTCTGAAAGTCCTGTAAATGTTCGTTTAAAGTCTTTATCTTCTCAGCTGAATATGAGCCAAGAAGACTTTTGTAAATTAGTGATAAGCAGGGCAGTAGCAATGATAGAAGAAAAATTGAAAGAGGGAATTGAGTACATCAATAATCTTCCAGTTTATACCATAAATAAGCTATTGTATGGAGAAAAATTCGCACCTCAGAAGATAATTCTAATTGGTGGACCAGCTCAGCTTTTAAAACCTTATTTAGAGAACAAGTTTAAAATAAAAGTTGAAGTTCCGAAATATTACATGGTTGCAAACGCAATTGGTTGTGCGATCGGCTCAATCTCAAAAGAGTACAACTTAGTTGCAGACACTATCCAAGGCAAAATGATAATTCCAGAGCTAAATATATATCATAATATTCCTGCAGATTTTACTATTGACCAGGCAAAGAAGGTTTTAATTGAAAAGGTCTTAGAGTGCAGAGAAGCTAAAAATCAAGACGATATAGAGATTGTAGATGAAAGTTCATTTAATATGATAAGAAATTTTAGATTCTGTGGAAGAATGATTAGAATTAAAGCTCAGTTAAAACCCAAGCTTTTAAATTTGAGAGATTGA
- a CDS encoding YicC/YloC family endoribonuclease, with product MIKSMTGYGGCKRIINEREYSVDIRSVNHRYLEINLKMPKEFIKFENEIKNVVSQYICRGKVDIYISFKSFSEKDYRIIPNIGIMKQYLEAINRVRENFSEIQDDFSLSTFIKLPDALVIETEELDISTVKSELLDCIEEALQNLDKMKKIEGENLKKDILMRLETIRALVSRIEEYSKDLVENYREKLYKRVSEYFDLKNIDENRLMLEITLFADKSDITEELVRLKSHISQFAECLEAGGSIGKKLDFIVQEMNRETNTIGAKSTIFEISQCVVSLKDELEKIREQVQNIE from the coding sequence ATGATTAAAAGTATGACGGGTTACGGTGGATGTAAAAGAATAATAAATGAGAGGGAATACAGCGTTGACATAAGAAGTGTAAACCACAGATACTTAGAAATAAACTTGAAGATGCCTAAAGAGTTTATCAAATTTGAAAATGAGATAAAAAATGTTGTTTCGCAATATATTTGCCGTGGAAAGGTTGATATATATATTAGTTTTAAAAGCTTCAGCGAAAAAGACTACAGGATTATTCCTAACATAGGGATAATGAAGCAGTACTTGGAAGCAATAAATAGGGTTAGGGAAAACTTTTCGGAAATTCAGGACGATTTTAGCCTTTCGACTTTTATAAAACTTCCAGATGCCCTTGTGATTGAGACTGAAGAACTTGACATCAGTACTGTAAAGTCTGAGCTTTTGGATTGTATTGAAGAGGCACTTCAAAATTTAGATAAAATGAAAAAGATAGAAGGTGAAAATCTTAAAAAGGATATTCTGATGAGATTAGAAACCATCAGAGCTTTGGTGAGTAGAATAGAAGAGTATTCAAAGGATTTAGTTGAAAATTACAGAGAAAAACTTTACAAACGGGTAAGCGAATATTTCGATTTAAAAAACATTGATGAAAACAGACTTATGCTGGAGATAACACTGTTTGCTGACAAAAGTGATATAACAGAAGAGCTTGTGAGGCTTAAGAGTCATATAAGTCAGTTTGCTGAGTGTTTAGAAGCTGGAGGAAGTATTGGCAAAAAACTTGACTTTATAGTTCAAGAGATGAACAGAGAGACAAATACAATTGGCGCTAAATCTACTATTTTTGAAATCTCCCAATGTGTTGTAAGTCTTAAAGATGAGCTTGAAAAAATCCGTGAACAAGTTCAAAATATTGAATAG
- the remA gene encoding extracellular matrix/biofilm regulator RemA codes for MKLINIGFGNIVSANRLIAIVSPDSAPIKRIIQEARERGMLIDATYGRRTRAVIITDADYVILSSVQPETVAHRIIEPEEEFEEEDIEVEDEDDKK; via the coding sequence ATAAAACTGATAAATATTGGGTTTGGTAACATAGTTTCAGCGAACAGGCTGATAGCAATAGTAAGTCCTGATTCAGCACCTATAAAGAGAATAATCCAGGAAGCAAGAGAAAGAGGTATGTTGATTGATGCCACATATGGCAGAAGAACGAGAGCGGTAATAATAACTGACGCTGACTATGTAATACTTTCTTCTGTTCAGCCTGAGACTGTAGCACACAGAATTATAGAACCTGAAGAAGAGTTTGAAGAAGAAGACATTGAAGTTGAAGATGAGGATGACAAAAAATGA
- the gmk gene encoding guanylate kinase, which translates to MREGLLIVISGPAGTGKGTVVGRLLEKNPNIKLSISKTTRKPRPGEKEGVNYFFVSREQFEEEIKNERFLEYAEYNNNYYGTPKDFVFEALGKGYDVILEIETKGALQIKKVFSDAVLIFLLPPSIEELYKRLVKRGTESEDEIRARLEIAKNEIKLVPEYDYCVINDNVDDAAEKIQKIIEVEKLKSRRFDIQSFLKE; encoded by the coding sequence ATGAGAGAAGGACTTTTGATTGTGATTTCAGGGCCAGCAGGGACTGGAAAGGGTACAGTTGTTGGAAGGCTTCTTGAAAAAAATCCCAATATTAAACTTTCAATTTCCAAAACAACAAGAAAGCCAAGGCCAGGGGAAAAAGAGGGTGTGAATTATTTTTTTGTCTCGCGCGAGCAATTTGAAGAAGAGATTAAAAATGAAAGATTTTTAGAATATGCTGAGTATAACAATAACTATTATGGTACGCCCAAAGACTTTGTCTTTGAAGCATTGGGAAAAGGCTATGATGTAATTTTGGAGATTGAAACAAAAGGAGCACTTCAGATTAAAAAAGTATTTTCGGATGCAGTACTGATATTTTTACTGCCACCATCCATAGAAGAGCTTTACAAAAGACTTGTAAAAAGAGGCACTGAGTCGGAAGATGAAATAAGAGCAAGGCTTGAGATTGCCAAGAACGAGATAAAACTTGTGCCAGAGTATGACTATTGTGTTATAAATGATAATGTGGATGATGCTGCTGAAAAGATACAAAAGATTATTGAAGTTGAGAAACTAAAGAGTAGGAGATTTGATATACAAAGTTTTTTGAAGGAGTGA
- the rpoZ gene encoding DNA-directed RNA polymerase subunit omega, which produces MLLRPGLDELLKYVDNKYTLSVLVAKRARQLLQQAQKKVDITNFNSDKYVTMAVNEVASGKISYKYVKPVKKNEIKK; this is translated from the coding sequence ATGCTTTTGCGACCAGGGCTTGACGAGCTTTTAAAGTATGTGGACAATAAATACACACTTTCTGTACTTGTTGCAAAAAGAGCAAGACAACTTCTTCAGCAGGCACAAAAAAAGGTTGATATTACCAATTTTAACTCTGACAAGTATGTTACAATGGCAGTAAATGAAGTTGCTTCTGGGAAGATTTCTTACAAGTACGTAAAGCCGGTGAAAAAGAATGAGATTAAAAAATAA
- the coaBC gene encoding bifunctional phosphopantothenoylcysteine decarboxylase/phosphopantothenate--cysteine ligase CoaBC translates to MRLKNKNVLIGICGGIAAYKVCELIRLLKKNEANVKVIMTKNAQKFITPLTLQTLSQNKVYTDTFESEYFYDIEHISLTTWADILVVAPATANIIGKFANGIADDLLTTTFLAFDKPVLIVPAMNSNMFENAIVKQNIHKLKSIGINFVEPESGFLACGVYGKGRYPENQKILIEIEKLLCSQDLAGKKVLITAGPTREYLDPIRFISNRSSGKMGYALAEEAYKRGAQVTVVSGPVSINTYADIEIIHVQTASQMYQKVKEIYEQYDILIFSAAVADYRPKTTSQNKIKKENKDELTIELVKNPDILKFVGENKKPNQVIVGFSAETENVLENSQKKLEAKNADLIVANNVLEEGAGFDVDTNIVTLISKEKVENLPKMSKSEVAKRIFDHVVTYLCKM, encoded by the coding sequence ATGAGATTAAAAAATAAAAACGTATTAATAGGAATATGCGGTGGGATAGCAGCATACAAGGTATGCGAGCTTATAAGACTTTTAAAGAAAAATGAAGCAAACGTAAAGGTAATAATGACAAAAAATGCCCAAAAGTTTATAACTCCTTTGACACTGCAAACTCTTTCTCAGAACAAGGTTTATACAGACACTTTTGAGAGCGAATATTTCTACGATATAGAACATATCTCTCTTACAACATGGGCAGATATTCTTGTGGTGGCTCCTGCAACTGCAAATATAATTGGGAAATTTGCAAATGGTATTGCTGATGATTTGCTGACCACAACGTTTTTGGCATTTGACAAACCTGTGCTAATTGTGCCTGCAATGAATTCAAACATGTTCGAAAATGCTATTGTGAAGCAAAATATTCACAAGCTAAAATCGATTGGGATAAACTTTGTCGAGCCTGAATCAGGGTTTTTGGCTTGCGGTGTGTATGGCAAGGGAAGATATCCAGAAAATCAAAAAATATTGATTGAGATAGAAAAGCTTCTTTGCAGTCAAGACTTGGCAGGAAAGAAAGTTCTCATTACTGCAGGACCTACAAGGGAATATTTAGACCCTATCAGGTTTATTTCAAACAGATCATCTGGCAAAATGGGTTATGCCTTAGCTGAAGAGGCATACAAAAGAGGAGCTCAAGTTACAGTCGTCTCAGGTCCAGTGAGTATCAACACCTATGCTGACATAGAAATTATACACGTGCAAACAGCTTCTCAGATGTATCAGAAGGTAAAAGAGATTTACGAGCAGTACGATATACTAATCTTTTCTGCAGCTGTGGCAGATTATAGACCTAAAACTACGAGCCAAAACAAGATTAAAAAGGAAAACAAGGATGAACTTACTATTGAACTTGTTAAAAATCCAGATATCTTAAAGTTTGTGGGAGAGAATAAAAAACCGAATCAAGTAATCGTGGGGTTTTCAGCAGAGACAGAGAATGTTTTAGAGAACTCTCAAAAGAAATTAGAAGCAAAAAATGCTGATTTGATTGTTGCAAACAATGTGCTTGAAGAGGGTGCAGGTTTTGATGTTGATACAAACATTGTAACACTCATATCAAAAGAAAAGGTAGAAAATCTTCCGAAAATGAGCAAAAGTGAAGTTGCTAAAAGGATTTTCGACCATGTAGTGACTTACCTCTGCAAAATGTAG
- the priA gene encoding replication restart helicase PriA gives MIAQVCINYQDANVDKVFDYLVPTHLENSIEIGKRVYVSFGVSNRIVEGLVVGIKQTTDIEENKIKCVLAVIDKFSIVSKEQIELAFSMKNYYALNLGEALSLVIPPFVSSKQIYNICAKKCEENKNLDDDLKELYESILKKPVSINSKLVKENKEKIVKLFLEGLLEFDLKNFDTRENTEKNLPRVEPEFNLTEEQNKALNNIISAFDEGGYRNILLFGVTGSGKTEVYIRAIQYVIEKGKSVIFMVPEISLTPQMIENVQSRIGNKVLVYHSKMKSIDRLNSWLAARNKEAVVVIGPRSAVFAPVKNLGLIIVDEEHEPSYKSEKSPRINAVEVAQMRAKINNIPIILGSATPSIEHYYYAKKGKYSLCTLKNRINKTLPEVLIVDMKKEILEGNKSIFSRLLLSEIENNLKKGEQVLLFLNRRGYSPIVICRECGYVYMCKNCSISLTYHKEGYLKCHYCGYKEEYKGVCTKCNSRYVRQYGSGTQKIEEEIKAYFKDARVLRMDSDTTSKKDATEQIVKKFREKEADILVGTQMIAKGLHFPDLTLVGVIDADILLNMPDFRSRERTFQLLTQVAGRSGREKPGKVIIQTFNPEDYSIVFASKHDYESFYAQEMKLRKMMVYPPYSYVVNFVTVAREENMAKRGIEHVYALLKENEMENDMKIYGPSENPIFKIENQYRYHILVKFKRAGQMISIANLIKERYNYSNASLIIDVNPLDTL, from the coding sequence ATGATAGCTCAGGTTTGTATTAACTACCAGGACGCCAATGTTGATAAGGTATTTGATTATTTGGTACCAACACATCTTGAAAATAGCATTGAGATAGGGAAAAGAGTGTATGTAAGCTTTGGAGTTTCAAATAGAATTGTGGAAGGGCTTGTTGTTGGGATAAAGCAAACTACTGATATAGAGGAAAATAAGATAAAGTGCGTGCTTGCTGTAATTGATAAGTTTTCAATTGTTTCAAAGGAACAGATAGAACTTGCTTTTTCAATGAAAAATTACTATGCGTTGAATTTGGGTGAGGCTTTGTCACTTGTTATACCTCCTTTTGTGAGCAGCAAACAGATATATAATATCTGTGCAAAAAAGTGTGAAGAAAATAAGAACTTAGATGATGATCTAAAAGAACTGTATGAAAGTATTTTGAAAAAACCTGTAAGCATAAATTCAAAGCTTGTGAAAGAGAACAAAGAAAAAATAGTAAAACTCTTTTTGGAAGGGCTTTTGGAGTTTGATTTAAAGAATTTTGATACAAGAGAAAATACTGAGAAAAATCTGCCGCGGGTAGAACCAGAGTTTAATTTAACTGAAGAACAGAACAAAGCCCTAAATAATATAATCTCTGCGTTTGATGAAGGAGGATACAGAAATATTCTCTTATTTGGAGTCACAGGAAGTGGGAAAACAGAGGTTTATATAAGAGCGATACAATATGTAATTGAAAAAGGCAAGAGTGTCATATTTATGGTACCAGAAATCTCACTCACACCACAGATGATAGAAAATGTTCAAAGTAGAATAGGCAACAAGGTTTTAGTATATCACAGCAAAATGAAAAGTATAGACAGGCTAAATAGTTGGCTTGCTGCCAGAAACAAAGAGGCGGTTGTGGTGATTGGTCCGCGATCAGCAGTTTTTGCCCCTGTCAAGAACCTTGGTCTTATAATTGTCGATGAAGAGCATGAACCAAGCTATAAATCTGAAAAATCGCCGCGGATAAATGCTGTTGAGGTTGCCCAGATGAGAGCTAAAATTAATAATATACCCATTATACTTGGCTCTGCAACTCCATCTATTGAGCATTATTATTATGCTAAAAAAGGAAAGTATTCTCTTTGTACATTGAAAAATAGAATAAACAAGACCCTGCCAGAAGTTTTGATTGTTGATATGAAAAAAGAAATCTTAGAAGGTAACAAGTCCATTTTTAGCAGGCTTTTACTTAGTGAAATAGAGAACAACTTGAAAAAAGGGGAGCAGGTTCTCCTTTTTTTAAACAGGAGAGGTTATTCTCCAATTGTTATATGCCGTGAGTGTGGCTACGTTTATATGTGTAAAAACTGCAGTATTTCACTTACATACCACAAAGAGGGGTATTTGAAATGTCACTACTGCGGGTATAAAGAGGAATATAAAGGTGTGTGTACAAAATGTAACAGCAGGTATGTCAGACAATATGGTAGTGGCACCCAGAAGATAGAGGAAGAGATAAAAGCGTACTTTAAAGATGCAAGGGTTTTGCGTATGGACAGTGATACAACTTCAAAAAAAGATGCGACAGAACAGATTGTGAAAAAGTTCAGGGAAAAAGAGGCAGATATTCTTGTTGGTACGCAGATGATTGCAAAAGGTTTGCACTTTCCTGACTTGACCTTGGTGGGTGTGATAGATGCAGATATTCTTTTGAACATGCCAGATTTTAGGAGCAGAGAAAGAACATTTCAACTGCTTACACAGGTTGCAGGAAGGTCTGGCAGGGAAAAACCAGGAAAAGTTATAATTCAAACTTTTAACCCTGAAGATTACAGCATTGTGTTTGCTTCAAAGCACGACTATGAAAGCTTTTATGCCCAGGAAATGAAACTGAGAAAAATGATGGTATATCCACCGTATTCTTATGTAGTTAACTTTGTTACAGTAGCAAGGGAAGAGAATATGGCAAAAAGAGGAATAGAGCATGTATATGCTTTGCTCAAGGAGAATGAAATGGAGAATGACATGAAAATTTATGGTCCAAGTGAAAATCCCATCTTTAAAATAGAAAACCAGTACAGGTATCACATATTGGTAAAGTTCAAAAGAGCTGGGCAGATGATTAGTATAGCAAATCTAATCAAAGAAAGATATAATTATAGTAACGCGTCGCTTATCATCGACGTAAATCCTTTGGATACACTTTAA